A genomic window from Flavobacterium sp. I3-2 includes:
- a CDS encoding S1C family serine protease, giving the protein MKNISTIFFTSLLSVILTIITYKLLIENDFLGIENTETISNSTKNTSKSSYEAPNLTVAANKTINHVVHVKNVSYKTSSRNSLFDFIYGYESSRQMQPQIGTGSGVIISEDGYIVTNNHVIQGANQLEITLNDNRSFPATLIGTDPKTDIALLKIDVPEKLSYATFADSDAIEVGEWVLAVGNPYNLTSTVTAGIISAKARNLSEDGIQSFIQTDAAVNPGNSGGALVNTNGELIGINTLISSTTGSYVGYSFAVPSNMAKKIVEDLLEFGNVQQGILGVQGYELNRQIANAKNIDLAQGFYIEEVNSNSGAAKANIQSGDVITKIDNKPIKNFLELNAAIATKRPNDKVKVTLVRNNNTQDVLVQLSKKETQNISFNGFELENLNEKEMQSLGINYGVKIKNITNENYKPYLNELKNAIILTINGQKISNTEMANELISRISNKSNVRFDIITRNGERLRIVL; this is encoded by the coding sequence ATGAAAAACATATCAACTATTTTCTTTACTTCTTTGTTAAGCGTCATTCTGACAATTATAACCTATAAACTTTTAATAGAAAATGATTTTTTAGGAATAGAAAATACCGAAACTATTTCAAATTCAACAAAAAACACATCTAAATCAAGTTATGAAGCTCCAAATTTAACTGTTGCAGCCAATAAAACCATCAATCATGTGGTTCACGTAAAAAACGTTTCTTACAAAACAAGTTCAAGAAACTCGTTGTTTGATTTTATTTATGGGTACGAAAGTAGCCGCCAAATGCAACCACAAATCGGAACGGGTTCTGGTGTTATCATTTCAGAAGATGGTTATATTGTAACGAACAATCACGTTATTCAAGGAGCTAATCAATTGGAGATAACATTAAATGATAACCGTTCATTTCCTGCAACTTTGATTGGAACAGATCCAAAAACAGATATTGCTCTCTTAAAAATTGATGTTCCAGAAAAACTTTCTTATGCAACCTTTGCAGATTCAGATGCAATCGAAGTTGGCGAGTGGGTTTTAGCCGTAGGAAATCCTTATAATTTAACATCAACAGTAACCGCAGGAATTATTTCTGCCAAAGCTCGAAATCTTTCAGAAGATGGAATTCAATCTTTCATACAAACTGACGCTGCAGTTAATCCAGGAAATTCAGGCGGAGCTTTGGTAAACACAAATGGAGAATTAATTGGAATCAACACGCTGATTTCTTCAACAACAGGTTCATACGTTGGATATTCATTTGCTGTTCCTTCAAATATGGCAAAAAAAATTGTAGAAGATCTTTTAGAATTCGGGAATGTTCAACAAGGAATTTTAGGTGTTCAAGGGTATGAATTGAACCGACAAATTGCAAATGCAAAAAATATTGATTTAGCTCAGGGATTTTATATCGAAGAAGTAAATTCAAATTCTGGTGCAGCAAAAGCAAATATTCAAAGTGGCGATGTCATTACAAAAATAGATAACAAGCCTATAAAAAATTTCTTAGAATTAAATGCTGCAATTGCCACAAAAAGACCAAATGATAAAGTCAAAGTAACTTTAGTTAGAAACAATAATACACAGGATGTTTTAGTACAACTTTCAAAAAAAGAAACACAGAATATTTCATTTAATGGTTTTGAACTTGAGAATTTAAATGAAAAAGAAATGCAATCATTAGGAATAAATTATGGTGTAAAAATCAAAAACATCACGAACGAAAACTACAAACCTTATCTTAACGAACTAAAAAATGCAATTATTTTAACAATAAACGGACAAAAAATCTCAAATACTGAAATGGCAAACGAACTCATTTCAAGAATAAGTAACAAATCAAATGTTCGATTTGACATAATAACTAGAAATGGAGAACGATTAAGAATTGTTTTGTAA
- a CDS encoding GNAT family N-acetyltransferase — MKTLIGNSCYLRALEPEDLDFIYQIENDESLWEVSHTQTPYSKFLIRQYLENAHLDIYEVKQLRLVIVNKETNSQVGLIDLFDFDPKNERVGMGIVISATKDRRQGFGNEAVGLLIEYVFEYLNVYQIYVNISTDNSASIKLFSNFGFEKIGTKKAWNKVGDIRKDEALYQLIKN, encoded by the coding sequence ATGAAAACATTAATAGGAAATAGTTGTTATTTACGAGCGCTCGAACCCGAAGATTTAGACTTTATATATCAAATCGAAAATGACGAATCTCTTTGGGAAGTTTCACATACACAAACTCCCTATAGTAAATTTTTGATTCGACAATATCTAGAAAATGCACATTTAGATATTTATGAAGTAAAACAATTGCGACTAGTAATCGTAAATAAAGAAACAAATTCACAGGTTGGTTTGATTGATTTATTTGATTTTGACCCCAAAAATGAACGTGTAGGAATGGGAATTGTAATTTCTGCTACCAAAGATAGAAGACAAGGTTTTGGAAATGAAGCTGTTGGTTTGTTAATTGAATATGTTTTTGAGTACTTAAATGTATATCAAATTTATGTTAATATTAGCACTGATAATTCGGCAAGTATCAAGCTTTTTTCTAATTTTGGATTCGAAAAAATAGGAACTAAAAAAGCTTGGAATAAAGTAGGAGATATTCGAAAAGACGAAGCTTTGTATCAATTAATAAAAAACTAA
- the dapF gene encoding diaminopimelate epimerase → MTYNLHFSKYQGTGNDFVMIDNRDLSFPKENTKLVAFLCDRRFGIGGDGLILIENDLETNFKMIYYNSDGNESTMCGNGGRCLVAFAKQLKIISNSCTFKAIDGLHHAKISDEIISLQMIDVQEISKSEKYTFLNTGSPHHVQMVDEVKNYDVYNKGKEIRYADIYAPGGTNVNFVEKISDNYFKVRTYERGVEDETFSCGTGATAVAIAMFENEITNKKSIQIEVPGGMLNVSFDKNEAGFYENVILSGPAKKVFESDIIVDL, encoded by the coding sequence ATGACATATAATTTACATTTTTCTAAATATCAAGGTACAGGAAATGATTTTGTCATGATTGATAATCGTGATTTATCTTTTCCTAAAGAAAATACCAAACTTGTTGCTTTTTTGTGTGATAGACGTTTTGGAATTGGTGGTGATGGTTTGATTTTGATTGAAAATGATTTGGAAACCAATTTTAAAATGATTTATTACAATTCTGATGGAAATGAAAGTACGATGTGCGGAAATGGAGGTCGTTGTCTGGTTGCCTTTGCAAAGCAATTAAAAATAATTTCTAATTCATGTACTTTTAAAGCGATTGATGGATTGCATCATGCAAAGATTAGTGATGAAATTATTTCTTTACAAATGATTGATGTTCAAGAAATTTCTAAAAGCGAAAAATATACTTTTTTGAACACTGGTTCACCTCATCATGTACAAATGGTTGATGAAGTTAAAAATTACGATGTATATAATAAAGGTAAAGAAATTAGATATGCTGATATTTATGCACCTGGTGGTACGAATGTAAATTTTGTTGAAAAAATTTCAGACAATTACTTCAAAGTTCGAACATATGAACGTGGAGTTGAAGATGAAACTTTTTCTTGCGGAACAGGAGCTACAGCAGTTGCAATTGCGATGTTTGAAAATGAAATTACAAATAAAAAATCTATTCAGATTGAAGTTCCTGGCGGAATGTTAAATGTTTCGTTTGATAAAAATGAAGCTGGATTTTATGAAAATGTTATTTTATCTGGACCAGCAAAGAAAGTTTTTGAAAGCGATATAATTGTTGATTTATAA